The sequence CTGACATAATCTTCCATCGTCAACTCGTCCGGATTCACCACAGACTGCGGATGAGCTGAATCCGGAACTAGACTCCGATTTAACTGAGGAGGTAAAAAATCAGGCACTTCAGACGACAAATTCACCGGCAGAGCCTCCACCATTTGGGAAGGGCGTGTTTGGGACATTTCCTGGAATAAACTCTCTTTTTCCGCTTTCGTTTCCGTCAACATCTCCTGAAACTGACGCATCATTTGGCGCTTGATTTTCTCGAGTTCCTCTAGGGAAATCTGAGACTGTTGGGACTGTTCATGAACCGTGGTTAACTCATCGCGAATATGTTGTTTATATAAATTCAGATGACGGTATAACTCGCCCATCCAATCATCGGCTTTTAAATGATAATCCTTTAAATCTCGATCTAAATCGCTAAATCCTTCTAATTGGGAATGGATCAGTTTGACTAAATCTTGAACTACCCAACCTCGAATGAAGCAAAATAAAGCCATCGCCATAACTGGCATACTAACGATCAATACCATCAATAAATTTAAGACGGTAATCGTTCCTTCAATTTTTGGCAGGCGATCGTCCCCTCCGACTAAGGCTAAATTTTCCTGAGCAATAGAGGTATCAACCACCTGTGAAATCATGGTTTTCAGATGTTGGATATCTTCGTGAGATAGGGACGTGCGATCGAAGGGTTCATCGGTAGATTCTGCTACCGGAAGAACAACTTCTGGAGGGCTAATAGAAGCCAGGGCAACCGGCATTACCTGTTGCACAATCGAATCAATAAACTTAGGGTCTAAATCCGGTTTTTCGGTTTTTCCAGTATCTCCTATCGGTTGAATTGGAGATTGGCTCAGATTAGACGAAGACCGAAATTCCGGCCCGATCAAGGCCGCTAATGTAACAAGGGCAACGGTTGACATCCGCATAGCATCCACTCCCATTCATCTCCATGCGCTACTCCTTGATACGGAGTTTTGGATCGAGATCAGGATATGATCTGGGATGGGGGACGCGGAGACACGGGGACGCGGGGAAATTGCCTTTTGCCTATTGCCTATTGCCTATTGCCTATTCCCCACCCATTACCATTTTTAGAGGAGATCGGTTCATGAATCCAGCAGAGCGCATCGGGGGATTGTTATCAGAATCTGCGTTTGAGGTTTTGGGTAAAGCGAAAGCCTTAGAAGCGCAAGGACGCGATATTATTCACTTAGAAATTGGTCAACCGGACTTTCCTACACCTTCCCATATTTGCCAAGCAGCAACCGAGGCGATCGCCCAGGGCTATACCGGTTATAGTTTAACGTTAGGGTTGCCAGAACTGCGAGAGGCGATCGCCGCTCAGGTTAGCGAAACCCGGAAAATTCAGGTAGGGGGCGATCGCATTATCGTCACTCCAGGAGCCAAACCCCTACTCTTTTTCGGTATTCTAGCAGTGGTTAATCCTGGGGATGAAGTTATCTATCCCGATCCCGGTTTTCCCACCTATCGCTCCGTAATTCAGTTTGCCCAAGGTCGTCCCATTCCCTTACCCTTAGTGGAAGAGCGAGAATTTAGCTTTCGCATCGAAGATTTAGAAGGGCTGATTTCAGACAAAACCAAGCTATTGATCCTCAATTCCCCCCATAACCCCACGGGAGGATTTTTACCTTTAGCCGATTTAGAGGCGATCGCCTATTTAGCCATTAAACATAATTTTTATATCCTAGCTGACGAAATCTATTCTCGCCTGTTATATGACCATCCTCACTATAGTTTGCTCAGTCTACCTGGAATGGAAGATCGAACCCTCTTAGTCGATGGCTTTTCTAAAACCTATTCCATGACGGGATGGCGTTTAGGGTATGGCGTGATGCCCCAACATTTAATCAGTGCCTTAGAATTACTCATGCTCAACTCCAATTCTTGTACTTGTACCTTTATCCAAAAAGCCGGTATTGCCGCGTTGCAAGGTTCCCAAGAGTCAGTACAAGAAATGGCGAAATCTTTCCAGCATCGCCGTGAATTTCTCGTTGCTGGACTCAATCAAATTTCCGGTATTCACTGTCTCACTCCACCAGGCGCATTTTATGCATTTCCGAACATAAAAGAACTGCCCTTAAACTCTCAAGCGTTAGCCGATTATCTCCTCAATCAAGCCGGAGTTGCCCTCTTACCTGGAACCGCCTTTGGAAACTATGGGGAGGGCTATTTACGTCTCTCCTATGCCACCTCTTTAGAGCAACTCCAGCGTGCCCTAGAACGCATTCGGGAAGCCGTAGCAGCGCTTTAGAGCAGTAATATAGCGCTGAGATTTACCACTCCCTTAACGGGGTAGCTCAGATTGTTTCTGCTCGGGACTGCAAGCATCAAGAATGTCTGTCATTCGAGCGTCCAACTCACCGGGAGCCAACACCCCAGACTCGACTAAAATTTCTTCGAGCGCGGCTAACCAACGTTGGTAATAATCCCAACTCGGATCGTCTGTTCCATGCTCTGCTTCCCACTCCCCAATTTTGCCAATCAATTGCTGGCGAAAGTCTTCCCATTCGTAATGCCCCTGTTTAGAAAGGGCGATCGCCACCCCAAACGCTAGACGCTCCCAGTCGCGATCGAAATAGAGATGACCATCACGTCGAGGTGGCGCTTCCTCTGGCGAACCCATTAAGCTCGTCGCCGCAAAATGTTCAAATTTAGTGAACATAATTTTGTTCTGTCACTCGGATATCAACTTGGCACTCTTGCAGGTCTTATGCCGCTTTAGGCAGTGCAACGCCCATCATCGCTTCGGGGGTCAACAGAGAAGCTAGTTGCTCTTCATTCATGCCTTCCGTCCCCTCAGGACGCATGGGTAACACCCACCAACGAATCTGGCCACTCGTATCCCAAACACGAATTTCGACCGAATCATCCAGCTCAACCCCAAATTCCTTCAGCACCGTGCGGGGTTCCCGCGCCGTGCGGGCCCGGAAGGTGGGATCTTTATACCAGTAAGGCGGTAAGCCTAGCGTCGGCCAGGGATAGCAAGAACATAGGGTGCAGACAATCACGTTATGTACTTCAGGGGTGTTCTCCGCTACCCGCATGTGTTCCCCCTCTGCACCGGACATACCGGGGGGAAAGCCCATCTCATTACAGGCTGCGTTGCAGTCATTGACCAGCAATTCTTTAAATGCGGGATCGACCCAGGCTCTGGCAACTAACTTAGCGCCATTAAATGGCCCCATTTGGGTTTCAAAATAGCTAAGGATGTTATCAACTGTATCGCCAGCGATCACTCCTTTCTCAATTAGCAATGATTCCAGCGCTTTGACCTTGGCCGCACTGTAACGCTCGCGCTCTGGATCGTACTGGAAACCTTCGTAAAGACTTGGCATTTTCTTTCTCCTTAAGCAGCTTCAATATAGACTTCAAAAATGTCGTTGTAGTAAATCGCTTTGGAATCCAGCAGGGATTCATTCCAAAGGGCATCGGGCTGGAAACAAAGACTGTAAATCGGCATTGGCGTGCCAATGCCATCATCGGTTTTGAAGAAGTAAGTATAAACCCCTTCGTAAACCTTATCAACTACACCAATC is a genomic window of Roseofilum reptotaenium CS-1145 containing:
- the nthA gene encoding nitrile hydratase subunit alpha gives rise to the protein MPSLYEGFQYDPERERYSAAKVKALESLLIEKGVIAGDTVDNILSYFETQMGPFNGAKLVARAWVDPAFKELLVNDCNAACNEMGFPPGMSGAEGEHMRVAENTPEVHNVIVCTLCSCYPWPTLGLPPYWYKDPTFRARTAREPRTVLKEFGVELDDSVEIRVWDTSGQIRWWVLPMRPEGTEGMNEEQLASLLTPEAMMGVALPKAA
- a CDS encoding tetratricopeptide repeat protein; the encoded protein is MGVDAMRMSTVALVTLAALIGPEFRSSSNLSQSPIQPIGDTGKTEKPDLDPKFIDSIVQQVMPVALASISPPEVVLPVAESTDEPFDRTSLSHEDIQHLKTMISQVVDTSIAQENLALVGGDDRLPKIEGTITVLNLLMVLIVSMPVMAMALFCFIRGWVVQDLVKLIHSQLEGFSDLDRDLKDYHLKADDWMGELYRHLNLYKQHIRDELTTVHEQSQQSQISLEELEKIKRQMMRQFQEMLTETKAEKESLFQEMSQTRPSQMVEALPVNLSSEVPDFLPPQLNRSLVPDSAHPQSVVNPDELTMEDYVRQAKQFTQVHRYEDAIAAYHKALEWLPDSYETWLAIGRLYVKQHHYYRALEAYQKAIDIDETRDEGWYNLGNTLSKLENYLRALTAYDRALSIYPGRYEAWYNQGSAFAKLGRYAEAIDSYDRALILNPQSWEAWYHRGNLLGWIGEYEKAILSYDKSVNLHSQNSEPWYKQGLALAKLNRHQEALACYDIALSLGKHGEGLWRNRGATLESLNRYEEAIASYEQALAVEPEMLDLWFRIAYLLDHLNRPEKALETYNHILSIQPNHPEALKLKGNILVEFHHYQEAIDSFTEALEAQKTGTCAVQVAS
- a CDS encoding nitrile hydratase accessory protein, whose product is MFTKFEHFAATSLMGSPEEAPPRRDGHLYFDRDWERLAFGVAIALSKQGHYEWEDFRQQLIGKIGEWEAEHGTDDPSWDYYQRWLAALEEILVESGVLAPGELDARMTDILDACSPEQKQSELPR
- a CDS encoding pyridoxal phosphate-dependent aminotransferase → MNPAERIGGLLSESAFEVLGKAKALEAQGRDIIHLEIGQPDFPTPSHICQAATEAIAQGYTGYSLTLGLPELREAIAAQVSETRKIQVGGDRIIVTPGAKPLLFFGILAVVNPGDEVIYPDPGFPTYRSVIQFAQGRPIPLPLVEEREFSFRIEDLEGLISDKTKLLILNSPHNPTGGFLPLADLEAIAYLAIKHNFYILADEIYSRLLYDHPHYSLLSLPGMEDRTLLVDGFSKTYSMTGWRLGYGVMPQHLISALELLMLNSNSCTCTFIQKAGIAALQGSQESVQEMAKSFQHRREFLVAGLNQISGIHCLTPPGAFYAFPNIKELPLNSQALADYLLNQAGVALLPGTAFGNYGEGYLRLSYATSLEQLQRALERIREAVAAL